The Desulfonauticus submarinus genome includes the window AGCTATTTGGGGAGATTATGATGTAGATGGTATTACCTCTACTGCCCTTTTAAAAGATTTTTTTGCTAAAAAAAATATCCATACTCTTACTTATATTCCCTGTCGTTCTGAAGGATATGGTTTAAATTCCTATGGAATAAAAAAACTTCAGGAACAAGGGACAGACATCCTTATAACTGTAGATTGTGGTATATCTCAATGTGAAGAAGTAAATTTTGCAAACTCATGTGGTTTAGACGTTATTATTACAGATCACCACACTCCTCCTCCTATCCTACCAAAAGCAAAGTTCATATTAAATCCCAAATTAACTCATTCAGAGTATTTTGACTTAGCAGGTGTAGGTGTAGCTTTCTTACTGGCTGCTGCTTTAAATCGTTTTTTACCAGGACCTAAATTAGATATCCGATTATTCTTAGACTTGGTAGCCTTAGGAACAATTGCCGATGTAGTGGAACTCTCTAGAGTTAATCGAATCTTGGCTAAAAATGGGTTATTAGTTTTAAGTGAAAGCAAACGTCCTGGTATTATTGCTTTAAAAGAAAAAAGTGGATTAAATGGGAAAAAAAATCTTGGAAGCGGAGACATTGGATTTATCTTAGCCCCTAGAATAAATGCCTGTGGACGTTTAAAAACACCCAAGCCAGCCTTAAATCTATTACTTACTCCAGATATAAATGAAGCCAAATTATTGGCAGAAGAATTAGATGCACTAAATAACGAAAGAAGAACAATTGAAGAAAATATTTTAGAACAAGCTTTAAGCCAAGCAAAAAAATTATTACCTGCTTCAGGATTAGTATTATTTTCTCCTGAGTGGCATGAAGGAGTCATCGGAATAGTAGCATCTAGAATTGTTCAGGAGTTCTATAGACCATGCATTATTTTAACCCAAGAAGAAAACATATTAAAAGGGTCAGGACGAAGTATTCCTGAAGTAAATCTCTATGAAACCTTGGAAAAAATTTCTCCATTATTAGAAGGATTTGGTGGTCATAGAATGGCTGCGGGTTTAAAATTAAAAAAAGAAAATCTTTTACAATTTACTCAAAATTTTACTCAAACCATTGAGCAACATTTTGGAGATAAATTTTCTCCTACTTTAAATCTAGATGCAGAAGTAAATTTTAATGCCCTAACTCCTTCTTTTCTCAAAGAGCTAGATATGCTTCAGCCTCACGGCCCTGGAAATCCCAAACCCTTATTTTTGAGCCCACCCCTTAAAGTCAGAGCTCAAAATTTTTTTGGCAGTGAAGAAAATCATTTAAGCCTACTTTTACGTGATGAAAAAAGTAATCTCAACTTAGAAGGTAAAATTTGGCGCCAAGGGCAAAAATATAAAAATCAAAATTTTATAAACCATCAAATTAGATTAGCTTATCGTCCTACTTTAAATAACTTTAATGATCTTTTGAGTATTACTTTACAAATAGAGGAAATTCTAGAAATCAAATGAGCAAAAAATTATTAAATTGCCTTCTGCTTCATGGATTTGGAGGACAGCCATT containing:
- the recJ gene encoding single-stranded-DNA-specific exonuclease RecJ, with protein sequence MKWKLKNTSPVPEQIKQTWQQIGISPILGKILYNRGIIQKEDIEIFLSPSLKYLPPLEVWPELLDTAYFLTEEIKKGKKIAIWGDYDVDGITSTALLKDFFAKKNIHTLTYIPCRSEGYGLNSYGIKKLQEQGTDILITVDCGISQCEEVNFANSCGLDVIITDHHTPPPILPKAKFILNPKLTHSEYFDLAGVGVAFLLAAALNRFLPGPKLDIRLFLDLVALGTIADVVELSRVNRILAKNGLLVLSESKRPGIIALKEKSGLNGKKNLGSGDIGFILAPRINACGRLKTPKPALNLLLTPDINEAKLLAEELDALNNERRTIEENILEQALSQAKKLLPASGLVLFSPEWHEGVIGIVASRIVQEFYRPCIILTQEENILKGSGRSIPEVNLYETLEKISPLLEGFGGHRMAAGLKLKKENLLQFTQNFTQTIEQHFGDKFSPTLNLDAEVNFNALTPSFLKELDMLQPHGPGNPKPLFLSPPLKVRAQNFFGSEENHLSLLLRDEKSNLNLEGKIWRQGQKYKNQNFINHQIRLAYRPTLNNFNDLLSITLQIEEILEIK